One part of the Glycine max cultivar Williams 82 chromosome 14, Glycine_max_v4.0, whole genome shotgun sequence genome encodes these proteins:
- the LOC100785680 gene encoding protein OCTOPUS-like, with protein MSSNSKPHRLSACHRHPSVPVTGFCALCLRERLAGIPSDHSPPLPDLRRSKSCSRPTDPASSPRRRSCAARPRSTLSDLFTRDDTRKTNRSHKPNSEVRVCNDDHHDDEETKTVKEFIDLEILQRRNRNAARDSRTFWNAATEKFKKWKWKHRSKKNGDGDSSDNNSIHTNRNAEKRRARTLRDTQSEIGECNLGRRSCDTDPRFSIDVGRISFDCPRASWDGCLIGKSCSRLSPMVSLDEDSNSNSNSNTSDNNNSVGLDLESSGDGRRNFGFDRSNPRRRRSIAELDELKSMSNVNANVKVSPATFYGAKLLITEKELMDSYVRSSSGDVVQSDCVVESDSKDVADVATRQKGSKKLQKWRGVWNKLGLVQGTERKEDRVREEEGDSGVEVDKPLAESLERLRRVVNVQASEPVGQKLMRSYSVSCRSPCGTDGYATEESENKGSALNGRQELMFQRNRSVRYSPNNPDTGLLRFYLTPTKSYKRSKVGRSSVKDLHSAARSGL; from the coding sequence ATGTCTTCCAATTCCAAACCCCACCGCCTCTCCGCCTGCCACCGCCACCCCTCCGTCCCCGTCACCGGCTTCTGCGCCCTCTGCCTCCGTGAACGCCTCGCCGGCATCCCCTCCGACCACTCCCCTCCCCTGCCCGACCTCCGCCGCTCCAAGTCTTGCTCCCGCCCCACCGACCCCGCCTCCTCCCCCCGCCGCCGCTCCTGCGCCGCCCGCCCCCGCAGCACCCTCTCCGATCTCTTCACCCGCGACGACACCAGAAAAACAAACCGTTCCCACAAACCCAACTCCGAGGTTAGGGTTTGCAACGACGACCACCACGACGACGAGGAAACGAAGACGGTCAAGGAGTTCATAGATCTCGAGATACTGCAGCGCCGCAATAGGAACGCAGCCAGAGATTCTAGAACCTTCTGGAACGCCGCCACTGAGAAGTTCAAGAAGTGGAAATGGAAACACAGGTCGAAGAAAAACGGTGACGGTGATAGCAGTGACAATAATAGTATTCATACGAACAGAAATGCAGAGAAGCGAAGAGCGAGGACATTGAGAGACACTCAATCGGAGATTGGAGAATGCAATTTGGGGAGAAGATCCTGCGACACCGATCCGAGGTTTTCGATTGACGTGGGAAGAATCTCGTTCGATTGCCCTAGAGCTTCCTGGGATGGATGCTTGATTGGAAAATCGTGTTCCAGGCTTTCTCCAATGGTTTCACTCGACGAAGATTCCAATTCCAATTCTAATTCCAATACCAGTGACAACAATAACAGTGTTGGTTTGGATTTGGAAAGTTCTGGAGATGGTAGAAGGAATTTTGGGTTTGATAGGTCAAACCCTCGTAGGAGACGGTCCATTGCGGAGCTTGATGAGTTAAAATCGATGTCAAATGTAAATGCAAATGTGAAGGTGTCTCCGGCCACCTTCTATGGTGCCAAGTTGCTGATTACTGAGAAGGAGTTGATGGATAGTTATGTAAGATCTTCGAGTGGTGATGTTGTTCAATCTGATTGTGTGGTGGAATCTGATTCCAAGGATGTTGCTGATGTGGCCACTAGACAAAAGGGTTCGAAGAAGTTGCAGAAATGGCGTGGCGTGTGGAACAAGTTGGGATTAGTACAGGGAACTGAGAGAAAGGAGGATAGGGTGAGGGAAGAGGAGGGTGATTCTGGGGTTGAGGTTGACAAGCCTCTTGCAGAGTCTTTGGAGAGGCTGAGGAGGGTGGTTAATGTGCAAGCAAGTGAGCCTGTTGGGCAGAAGCTTATGCGTAGCTATAGCGTTAGCTGTAGAAGCCCGTGTGGAACGGATGGTTATGCCACGGAGGAGTCTGAGAACAAAGGGAGTGCTTTGAATGGGAGACAAGAGCTTATGTTTCAGAGGAACCGGAGCGTTAGGTATTCACCTAATAATCCCGACACTGGCTTGTTGAGGTTCTATTTGACTCCCACAAAGAGCTACAAGAGAAGCAAGGTCGGAAGGAGTAGTGTTAAGGATTTGCATTCAGCAGCCAGAAGTGGCTTGTAA